Genomic DNA from Anguilla anguilla isolate fAngAng1 chromosome 17, fAngAng1.pri, whole genome shotgun sequence:
AATTGTTTGACGCTGATATACGTTTACGCGACCCCATTTTTATCCAACGTGTAATTTAACCGAGTAGCGTACCTAATATATTTGCTAGTAGTACAGTCGTTAACGACACGTTGCGCCGACAGTGCTGGCTGCACTTACTAGTTTACCTGGAAACTTTTGTAAATGTTGAACTTTGATTACTTTTCtcgctatttttttttttaactttagcaTACAGTAACCGACgcaggttttgtttgtttagtgtgTGTTGACTACTTTAGTTAGTACATGTATGTCTGAAAAGTGGAGTTGGCACACGGGTTACGTTAATTTCACGGACATAGTCCGAACTGAAGCCAGGAGGGCCTCGCTTGGAACATCAGATGTGAAAATTAACTTGCGTACTAACTGGACTAGTTCAGTTTATTAGCTTCAGTCATTTGTTAAATTCATAGCTTACACTTATAAAAGAACGATTACAGTAGAATAATCGCGTTTATCCAGTTGTCAGCAATTACTAACCTGCAAGATGGCACAACAGTTAACTAACGTTGCCATTTGGAAACTTGTTCGCGCAAATTGTGCCAATTGGCGAACTATTAATTTACACACAATGGCTAACGTCAGGGAAATGCTTGTAGGCTATGTGTGGAATTCAATTAATTGAATAGCTAGTTAACTGTTAACTTACTTGGTACAAAAGTTTATTTCAGATGAACAGGGTtaactaactaactagctagtGTTGTGGACAAGACACTATCCACTAAATGTGACCAGGactgtccagtcttatccgaaaagggtcGATGTTggtgctgggttttgttttagctcagcactaagacaccttgAATCAAATAATGAACCAATCAAGGACATGATAGTTCTAGTCAGGTGCCTTAGTGGTGGGCTAgaataaaaacctgcacccacatcgacCGTTTATAGATAGTCAAATAACTAGACTCTTCCACTGTCGCTTGTCCGTATAGCGGCATGATATAAACACAGTGAATCCcaagcctgttcctggagatcaaccataactgttgcttttcatttcaaccctaattcgccacacctgattgtactaattagcagctcaacgggATGtcaagctgttgaatgaggcgagctttgttagggttgaagtgaaaatatTCAGGACGGTttacctccaggaacagggttgggaaccactgatgtAACGGTATGGATCAAGCTTGCCTAGCTCTCCGCTAATTCTCTAAACTGTATTGTCTCCACAGGACGGTGTTCATGTGTGGCCATGTCAGGAATCGCTCTCAGTAGACTGTCGCAAGAGCGCAAAGCCTGGAGAAAAGACCACCCATTTGTAAGTATCCAGTTTTGAATTTGTTGCTGACTGTGCATTTACTGGAAAATTGGGAGAATTGTtcgttttaaatttttttaacgGGCCTTAAGGGCTCAACACCAAACCCATTCAAGCATTCTTCAAACACCAAACTAATATGTGGTattgaacacaaaataaatttgtctATAAGATTAACTGTACAGGTATAgtcctttcctcttttttaactgagtgtgtgtgtgtgcgccaatTAAAAGATGAGAAAATTGgtttatttaacatgttttttgtaAACTATGATCCACAAAAACATTATGCCATATTAAATCTTAAATGTATTGCCAGAGGGTGTAAAATGGTTAAGTGAACCATTCTAAAtaactattaaaataatattgttaCTTTACAAACAGTATATCAAATCAAGCACTGTAATTTGTTATTTGTAAACTTTTAACAAAGTTGTCATGTTATAAAAGTTTTGTTTGAATGAAGTGTGAGGTTGTCTTGTCCTCCATGCTACACTAACGGGTATTTTCTTATTAGCTGTATAAGCAGATTGTCTGTCTGTAAAAGAGTCCAGTACAACGTTCTCTGGATAAGTCTACTAAATCTCAAGAAagttaaatgtgaaatgaatatGTGGGTTGCTGGCAAGGAAGTAAGCAGTTTTGTAGTCATTGGATACAGGGTTTTTAGTTGACAGCTGGTTATCTTCCTTTGGTGAAATTTGCCAACCCCTCAGTTAATCCCTCCCGtgtcctctcttgctctcatcATGTCCTTTCAACCAATCCAGGGTTTTGTTGCTGTTCCCACCAAGAACCCTGATGGCACTCTCAACCTCATGAACTGGGAATGTGCTATTCCAGGGAAAAAGGGGGTGAGTGATGGAACAGAAAGGTTAATTCACCATTTATGGTTGCAGCACTCCACAAAAGAGTTCATTACATGCCATTAGAAGATTGCTTGATGATGGTTAATACAGCATGCAATTTCATGAGTCATTTTCACTGAAAGGCCGTCGAGGGGCATTCTAACTTCTTCAGTTTCCTAGGGGATGAACCGTCGTTTAACGGCAGCACAGACAAGCTCTTGAGTGTCAGCAAATAGCATTCACTTGTGTTTGATAGCCTTGGTGCAGTGTGGGGGAAGAAAACAGCCCCGGCCTGGGCCAGAAACGCCAGGGTCGCTCTCTTCCACACTGTTGAAGACTTCTTCAAAGTATGCACAATTCACAGAGTCTGATGTAACTGGGTTTATTGTAAGTGAATCAGAGATTACATacaagaacccgggctgatctgcgcagttcAATACAAACAACAGTCATTCACAAAGCAAAGAGAGTACATCCAGTCATTCCACAAACACTCTCCAAACACTCTCCAGACACTGCAAAAACACGCTAAAATTCCCAGGGGCTAGACACttcattttgtccatttttgctagcccctcctgttgtggagcttaaaCTTGGTACTTCCcacttattttctttgtttcttagGTCTTATTCTTGACACCATTATCTCCCAATTCTCAGACACCATTATTTACGAGCCCCctcctttctttatttaaaaaaaataggtacTCCCTTCTCCCATCTAAatctccctcccctttctgtCACAAATCATGTATTCAGACAACACATTTGTGTGAAAGGCCTAGTTTGCGTGACAAGCTGTGTTCACATTACGTATGTTTTTACTGCATATGTTTGGTATGTAGTGCTTACTGCTACAGATCATTAATCTTATGGCCAGGGTCCGACCTTTGTCAGCTCTGCGCGCACTCCCTTTGCTAGTCGTATAATCCATGGTGGCTGGTACAtctcaaatacatttctttcccacATACATTGGGCTAGTGCTctttgaatacatttctttcccacAGCAGCTTTGGAGGGTTCTTTCTAGTTGGGTCCGGTTGGGTGTTGGCTCCAGTTTTAGGCAATTATAATGGCTTCTCTGGTGTGTACTGTGAAACTGAAACATGCAGTTgttctttgcattttttcagACCCTTTGGGAAGGAGGCCAGTATAAACTGAGGATGCTGTTTAAAGATGACTACCCATCCTCTCCTCCAAAATGTGAGTGTTATCTCTCCACACAAGGGTGCTGTTGACTCTGCCCCAAATTTTAGTTCAGACTAGGGTTGCAAAATTCCGGGAATATTCAAGGATGGAAACTTTCCATGGGAATTTATGGGAATTAACGGTAATTTATGGgaattaatggaaaataatgggaataaaatggaaatatagccctATTTGCTCAGGCTGCATTTACCATGTCATATGCAGATAGAAACAAACCTTTCACCATATCATAAGCAGACAATTGCAAACATTCTCTAtgaccccccctccaaaaaaaagacttttctctTAACACCTAAAGAAAACCCCTAAAAACAGTCTTCCGAGTGTTGTTTTATAATTCTATTTAAATAGACAGTTGAAGCGTGAGTTTTTAGGAAAAAGTCAAGGAATGACAGACATGtggaataaacattaacaaaacataTCCCATTTTACTGCGCAAGGGGACCCCACGGTTCTAGTGATGAGCAGTATACCATGAGTAGTGCCAAGTCACGTCGGCAGCACACTACCTGACCAAAGATGGAAAGTTTTGAAGAGAACCTAACCGCTTGTCCAAAATGACCAATATTTATACGATGTCTTCATGCCACTTCACAGCGATAAAAATATCCTACTTATCAGACTGTGTTAATTTCATCAACGAAAAATATTCCTTACGACTCCTTTTTTCATGACGAGAACAAAACAACGAAATAACAATTCAGAACAGGCCTTAGGGTTTAAAGTGAACAactcattcataaaataaatgttttacaataaagaatgaatggaaatagaTTAATGAAAACTCCTCAATTAGCATGCTCAATTAAGCTACATCACATggtaacagctagctagcagaaGGTGTTAACAAAACTACTTTGCATTAGGCTACTATCTGCCGGTTAActgaaatatcataaaaaatataaaatatattcactccAGTAATATAATCAAAACTTCCCTGAAAGCATGTAGTCCTTTGGCTCAGACAGTGCGGTAGTGCTGGCGGAATGTGGGCTGCACACGTGATGggagaatgcactgtgcatgcagagggttgtaattttactgaattcctatttaaaggtgcagtgtgtagaatttagtggcgTCTAGCAGTGAGGTTGCAGATTGCAACCAACTGAataccccccctcacctcctctcacccctccctttccaacAACGTAGGAGAAGCTATGGTGGCctgtaagttccaaaaatgatgtcatcatctATGACCGCATCGAGTAGCCAAGTGTCAAGTGATGAGgttccttgatagatttataaattgtatttagttatttagtctgtaaaactataggtcatagcttACAAGCAAGATAGCgattatgattgttaattgttccgCCTTGTGGTAGCATtttattgctaacgttagctgctgTGCATGGTAAATCATAGGAAGACatgatgcgtcacaaaaactattacactagtaactaacgcttacattagtgtgaaatatcctcattataaaataccactaacctatttaaagacactcaatttcaaaaataacgtatataaccgaaatagtttgagcagtaatacttatagcaatgatgaaatctttgctatgtaagtattaactagaaaacaatgtcagctaggccTATcggcaaacatatggcttagctattcCCAGAAGAAAAATCGttaacgtttcgttaggtgcagcatattttactgctaccaatgaaacgctattccaaaagcaaaattagacatgttatacatcgttcgAAAgtttatactctcgcctactgaataaagggattgtcaatcaagccagactgtactaaaaagagCAACAATGCCgcaaacaacacgtgtggtattacgcacagctattttggaaggtacccaggcaaaTGCGCCCCCTCTAGAGCCGTTCGTCCGCTCTGGGCTACTGTTGAAACATGGCGGTGCAACATGGTGGCCTCCATGGAAGAGGACACAacgattcttattttcatgggattatacactaattaaaacatacttatgaatattatattccatttctgacAAGTCCGttccgctagatgccactaaattctacacacctTTGCACCTTTAAAGGGATGCTGGCAAATTATCAGTACATATGATGGAAGAGTGCGCTGCTGAATGCAGTGCATggttacaattcaattaaatggtAATCCTTTTAACCAAAACAGACCTAAGACCTAGTATTGCTTTTTTATGCGTATTCCCCCCCAAATAAGTTCACTGTTAAAAGGTAAGATTTCTATAATGAAATTGTGCAAAATTCCCGAGCTTAACTTCCCTTCCAAAATCTCTGGAAATTTACCGGAAATATTCCGACCCTTTGCGACCCTAGTTCAGACAATGCTGGACAGCATTCCAATTCACTGGAGGCAGATTTAAAGGAGTACTGGGCTACAGTAGAGTACCAGTACTTGGTGTCTTACTGACAAAACTgtaatgtatactgtatataccttGGAATCCTTCAGCTAGCATACAGTGCAAAACTGATTGAATAATGATAACTGtgtgaattatgaaaaattgcATGAAGGGAATGtaaatgttgttgtttgtgaGATTATGTAAccatttttaactgaaataatatatgtatgtatatatcagttaaaaatggtgtgtgtatatatatttatatatatatatttttttttaaatttaatttaatttatttttttattttttccaggcAAGTTTGAACCACCCATCTTTCACCCAAATGTCTACCCGTCTGGcaccgtctgtctgtccatcctgGAGGAAGATAAGGACTGGAGGCCGGCCATCACCATCAAGCAGGTCAGACAGCAACAGCTGACAGTCTGGGACCAGGAGAGCGGCTCACTGCCCTGCCAAACTTGCTGTGGTGCCGCTTTTAGAGGCTAGTTTAGAGCCGGCGGCATGGTCACTGTCACTCATCTGTGCCGATACGATTTCtgctgtttgcttttgtttgtacCATCAGTCGTATGTACACTGGCTTTATTATGAAGACTCAAATTGCATTATATGTTTTATCGTGTGTTGGTATGTATAATATGtgatatgtgtacatgtgtcttGCAGATCTTGTTGGGTATCCAGGAGCTTCTTAATGAACCCAACATACAGGATCCTGCCCAAGCAGAAGCTTACACAATATACTGGTGAGTGAGGACTTATTTCACAGTACGGTAAGTAAATAAGTGCTGTGTGCAAAAAGGTTTCAGTGCCTCACGTTTTACTGTTTTTGCTCTATTCAGTCAAAACAGAATGGACTACGAGAAGAGGGTGAGGGCACAAGCCAAAAAGTTTGCCCCTACATAGGgctgtgtgacctctgacctttgagtTCAAACTACAGTACTGGAAAAGCCCTTGACAGACAAGGAGACAAGTGCAACTGAAGACTGAAAGACGAAGGAACATTGTGGAGGGGGGACAGCACAGggcacatgtacatgtgtatatatatataaatatggagAGTtatagacattttattttattgttttagcaATTTAATGTGTCTTCATAATTATAAAATTGTGTGAATTCTAAAATTAAAGACTATTAAAAAATACTTTGTCTTCTGCATCTCATTGTAAGAGAAAATCCTCACTTGAATCCTCACTGCCTGAGTGTAGTTCTAAATGTCCAAATTGTGACCTCTTGCAATTCTACCATGACCAAAATCCATACCAAAATCTTTATTAaaggattatttattttgaatactatttgatacattttaaatgaaattcctTGCTCAATTGTCCATGAATTTATCCATTCATGTTTCAATCTGTACGCAAGTTTATTTGGTTGTGGTTTCCTCTCGTATACCCAGTCATACATGCTACTTTGTGCTGACCTGCAGTAATCACACAgatattgaaattattttggtCTGCATCTCCCTTGGGTGCCAAATGATTTATTGAGCTCACATGTTTCAGACTCCAAATCCCTAACATTGCTAACTGAAATAATGACACACTGTTGGGAGTTGGTGACACCTCAGAGAGGAGCACCTTCACAGGTACTTCA
This window encodes:
- the LOC118216285 gene encoding SUMO-conjugating enzyme UBC9-like isoform X1, with the protein product MLSLSVLKLGRCSCVAMSGIALSRLSQERKAWRKDHPFGFVAVPTKNPDGTLNLMNWECAIPGKKGTLWEGGQYKLRMLFKDDYPSSPPKCKFEPPIFHPNVYPSGTVCLSILEEDKDWRPAITIKQILLGIQELLNEPNIQDPAQAEAYTIYCQNRMDYEKRVRAQAKKFAPT
- the LOC118216285 gene encoding SUMO-conjugating enzyme UBC9-like isoform X2 produces the protein MSGIALSRLSQERKAWRKDHPFGFVAVPTKNPDGTLNLMNWECAIPGKKGTLWEGGQYKLRMLFKDDYPSSPPKCKFEPPIFHPNVYPSGTVCLSILEEDKDWRPAITIKQILLGIQELLNEPNIQDPAQAEAYTIYCQNRMDYEKRVRAQAKKFAPT